The following proteins are co-located in the Polystyrenella longa genome:
- a CDS encoding sulfatase family protein gives MTKTTCPSDGFVPHQIKNLLHFFTAIVPFLWSGSFAFADTPPNIVFILADDLGYADLGCYGHPHARTPAIDQLAREGTRFTQHYVTGVTCNPSRTGLMTGLFPARFSKYTADFGFGERTTITEMLKAQGYATGHFGKWHIGPKSEAGTYGLDMVDVIGKSRSETAGRDDDLTTAAIEFIKTNKESPFYVNIWGHATHFPVDTAEGLASEFSDLNVNRQKFSATMQHKFDESFQINMDLNQSMRQYLGDVYQIDLNVDRILKTIEELGLRENTIVVFSSDHGPAPVLHNKKKVRKYSKNMLGYAGEFRGGKHTQFEGGTRVPFIVRWPGHVKAGRIDTENITSFIDWLPTLAAIAGVQDLPQQLDGEDISMVWFGEDRKRVKPLYWKTSAVGSSSAMRDGDWKLHHSGRNKKTPVELYNLLEDASESRNIAAQHPEVVKQMTAQLEEWVAELPTRYEKTGEGKRED, from the coding sequence ATGACAAAAACCACCTGCCCATCTGATGGATTCGTGCCGCATCAAATCAAGAATCTGCTGCATTTCTTTACGGCAATAGTACCGTTTCTTTGGTCTGGCTCTTTCGCGTTTGCAGACACGCCGCCAAACATTGTGTTCATCTTAGCCGATGATCTAGGATATGCTGACCTGGGATGTTATGGTCATCCTCATGCAAGGACTCCAGCTATTGACCAACTGGCTAGAGAGGGTACTCGCTTTACGCAGCACTACGTGACCGGGGTGACGTGCAATCCCAGCCGAACTGGGTTGATGACAGGCCTTTTCCCAGCACGCTTTTCAAAGTATACGGCTGATTTCGGGTTCGGAGAGCGAACCACCATTACCGAGATGTTGAAGGCTCAAGGTTATGCAACAGGGCACTTCGGAAAATGGCATATCGGCCCCAAATCAGAGGCCGGTACGTACGGTCTCGACATGGTTGATGTGATCGGGAAGAGTCGTTCTGAGACAGCCGGTCGTGACGACGACTTAACCACAGCCGCGATCGAATTCATCAAGACCAATAAAGAGAGCCCGTTCTATGTGAATATCTGGGGGCATGCGACTCACTTTCCTGTTGATACGGCTGAGGGGCTCGCTTCTGAATTCAGCGATCTGAATGTCAATCGTCAGAAGTTTTCGGCGACGATGCAACACAAGTTCGATGAAAGCTTTCAGATCAACATGGACTTAAATCAATCTATGCGACAGTACCTCGGCGATGTCTACCAGATCGATCTCAATGTGGACCGAATTCTCAAGACAATTGAGGAACTCGGATTGCGGGAAAATACGATCGTCGTTTTCTCCAGCGACCATGGTCCAGCACCGGTGTTGCACAATAAAAAGAAGGTCCGGAAATATTCCAAGAATATGCTCGGTTATGCCGGTGAATTTCGAGGTGGAAAACATACCCAGTTCGAGGGCGGAACACGAGTGCCTTTTATTGTACGTTGGCCCGGGCACGTTAAAGCGGGCCGGATCGATACCGAAAATATAACATCCTTTATCGACTGGTTGCCCACACTCGCAGCCATCGCTGGAGTGCAAGACCTTCCTCAGCAGCTTGACGGGGAAGACATCTCGATGGTTTGGTTTGGTGAGGACCGTAAACGCGTTAAGCCGCTTTACTGGAAGACGAGCGCGGTGGGTTCATCTTCAGCAATGCGAGATGGAGACTGGAAGTTACACCACTCTGGACGAAATAAGAAAACGCCAGTGGAGTTATACAACCTCTTAGAAGATGCTTCTGAGAGCAGGAATATCGCGGCCCAGCATCCGGAAGTGGTGAAGCAAATGACGGCCCAATTAGAAGAGTGGGTTGCCGAATTACCAACTCGATATGAGAAAACCGGCGAAGGAAAACGCGAAGACTAG
- a CDS encoding efflux transporter outer membrane subunit, with the protein MTWVLSLTLLSGCSTTLQEFVHNGFKVGPEYQRPPAPLADAWIDSGKVGVSNASPNYSDWWAAFDDPVLNNLIVTAYEQNVNLRVASIRVLEARAQKAIAVGTLFPQSQSIDGSYTRTQTSKNVAIPSPIRSFSTWNATFGATWEIDFWGKIRRIIESTDDVVDASVDDYDNVMVSLIGDVASTYVTYRVLQQQLQYLEQNISLQEATLKIATERWEAGQTNELGTVQATSLLEQLKATIPTVESGVRVTQNQLCVLLGMPPTDLAEMLGKAPIPESPPEVLVGIPADLIRRRPDLRSAERFIAAQNAQIGVAEADFYPNFFISGNIGYQAKDLDLLFGPRSGIGQITPGLNWDILNYGRIANNVRLQEFKTQELVAVYQQKVLVAAREVENGIINYLNSQVSARHLTASVAAAERAVTLASAQYNAGVIDFTSVFVAEQFLVQQQNLLAQAQGDIALGLITVYRSLGGGWELRLSDPEVDTDSEVIPTPSFETFPDAPTFIEPMVEAETEVREIDFQLFQPESAPPANEKPEFVISE; encoded by the coding sequence GTGACATGGGTACTTAGCTTGACGCTCTTGAGTGGTTGCTCGACAACGCTCCAAGAGTTTGTGCATAACGGTTTCAAAGTGGGGCCGGAATATCAACGTCCACCAGCGCCACTGGCAGATGCATGGATCGACTCGGGCAAAGTCGGCGTTAGCAACGCCTCACCGAATTATAGCGATTGGTGGGCGGCCTTCGACGATCCTGTACTTAACAATCTGATCGTGACCGCTTACGAGCAGAATGTGAATTTACGAGTAGCCAGTATTCGTGTACTCGAGGCCCGCGCTCAAAAAGCGATTGCCGTCGGAACTCTGTTTCCGCAAAGTCAATCGATTGACGGATCGTACACCCGCACACAAACGAGCAAGAATGTCGCGATCCCATCTCCCATAAGAAGCTTCAGTACCTGGAACGCCACTTTTGGCGCCACGTGGGAAATTGATTTCTGGGGTAAGATTCGTCGCATCATCGAGTCAACTGACGACGTTGTCGATGCTTCGGTTGATGATTACGATAATGTCATGGTTTCGCTAATCGGCGATGTCGCTTCCACCTATGTCACCTATCGAGTCCTTCAGCAACAACTCCAGTATTTGGAGCAGAACATCAGTCTGCAGGAAGCCACACTCAAAATTGCTACGGAGCGATGGGAGGCGGGGCAGACCAATGAATTGGGGACAGTCCAGGCAACTTCACTTTTGGAACAACTGAAGGCGACCATTCCGACTGTCGAGTCTGGCGTCCGAGTGACACAAAACCAACTCTGTGTCTTGTTGGGCATGCCACCGACCGATCTGGCCGAGATGCTTGGCAAGGCCCCAATCCCTGAATCTCCCCCCGAAGTACTTGTGGGTATTCCCGCAGATTTGATTCGCCGCAGACCGGATCTTCGCTCCGCAGAAAGATTCATTGCTGCTCAAAATGCCCAGATCGGTGTCGCAGAAGCCGACTTTTATCCCAACTTCTTTATTAGTGGAAACATTGGCTACCAGGCAAAGGATCTAGATCTCCTCTTCGGACCACGGAGCGGTATCGGGCAAATCACACCGGGACTCAATTGGGATATTCTAAACTACGGACGCATCGCGAATAATGTGCGCCTTCAAGAATTTAAAACACAAGAACTGGTGGCCGTTTATCAGCAAAAAGTTCTGGTTGCCGCCCGTGAAGTCGAGAATGGAATCATCAATTATTTGAACTCTCAAGTGTCGGCTAGACACCTCACGGCCAGCGTCGCGGCAGCCGAACGTGCCGTAACCTTGGCCTCCGCACAATACAACGCAGGCGTCATTGATTTCACGTCTGTGTTCGTAGCGGAGCAGTTCCTGGTACAGCAACAGAATTTGTTAGCTCAGGCTCAAGGAGATATCGCTCTCGGCTTGATCACCGTGTATCGATCACTTGGTGGCGGATGGGAATTGCGTCTATCTGACCCAGAAGTAGACACTGATTCCGAGGTCATTCCGACGCCTTCTTTTGAAACATTTCCGGACGCCCCAACTTTCATCGAGCCTATGGTTGAGGCTGAGACTGAGGTCAGGGAAATTGACTTCCAATTGTTTCAACCGGAAAGTGCTCCTCCGGCGAATGAAAAACCAGAGTTTGTGATTTCAGAATAG
- a CDS encoding DUF3302 domain-containing protein: protein MAGRSTIDVFDIFAFVVIGVLLTTVVVIVVTLGQLPGQIAKKRNHPQAAAIIIAGWLGVATFGLLWPFSLIWAFLKPFPASSSGTPTEVIPHSVPTQDSQGQLEKMQTQVDALEATIKKLQTK from the coding sequence ATCGCTGGGAGAAGTACAATCGACGTCTTTGATATATTCGCCTTTGTCGTCATCGGAGTTTTGCTGACTACGGTTGTGGTCATAGTGGTCACATTGGGGCAGCTACCGGGACAGATCGCAAAAAAACGAAATCATCCACAGGCAGCTGCGATCATTATCGCGGGTTGGCTTGGTGTTGCTACGTTCGGCCTGTTGTGGCCGTTCTCCTTAATCTGGGCATTTCTAAAACCATTTCCCGCATCATCAAGCGGAACGCCGACTGAAGTGATACCTCACTCGGTCCCCACTCAAGACTCTCAAGGACAACTTGAAAAAATGCAGACTCAAGTTGATGCCTTGGAAGCCACCATCAAAAAACTCCAGACTAAGTAG
- a CDS encoding DUF3352 domain-containing protein produces the protein MKAKLSHLHSSNAAIGIVLLLAMFCLTDLVFAAENDQSPVGPTEEKGVATDSVHPADHYFPADALGLIRFGNVSAFRESWINSSFGAQINDPGLSKFFAGVVRQLDSLKKGLGVDVLQLIQQVDGELSIGLVYTSEGDMSVVAVGDFTDNVAAERWINQLEQGLTAEKATEITVEVESTQLKSWKRSSPQAVSNLAYFASGKKVIFSDSLQALAETHRRESNESNDRLSANEDYQHVMSRINPGTTSSGLSWYVDPETLVSTWISANLPGREAPVELKSMIEAIGINQVRGIGGTIYLGEAGLDSVSTTYGYMQTPLKGAMKALSLPATKQIPPSWVKEDVSLYSQMNWRVDRLFQTLRETVDQQRGEGAFDKALGSLPILDGKTNLAELAAAIDGPLHVAAEVPQAANELLRQNAIFGFGMSDSTLVRQLVREIAHSRETTIEKIGTAEVVRLGMDFGQSVPGFENMPPLDFAIAVTEDALLFSPNADYLAATFSPERSNMRSLADSPEYQQIAAQFPEETSVINYQRQDGRLEGLYNQLRSGLLKAGPMPGVLGAFNFDFEELPPFPAMSKYLQTTGSFVVPEEDGFRIVNFALPPREQ, from the coding sequence ATGAAAGCCAAACTGAGTCACTTACATTCGAGCAATGCCGCAATCGGTATAGTGTTATTATTGGCGATGTTCTGCCTGACTGACCTTGTTTTTGCTGCGGAAAATGATCAATCTCCCGTGGGCCCCACTGAAGAAAAGGGAGTCGCTACCGATTCCGTTCACCCAGCCGATCATTATTTTCCTGCCGACGCGCTCGGGCTCATCAGGTTTGGAAACGTTTCGGCGTTCAGAGAATCCTGGATCAACTCTTCCTTCGGGGCACAGATCAACGATCCAGGCCTCAGCAAATTTTTTGCTGGCGTGGTTCGTCAACTCGACAGTCTGAAAAAAGGACTAGGTGTCGATGTCTTACAGCTGATTCAACAGGTTGATGGAGAATTATCAATCGGCTTGGTGTATACGAGCGAAGGTGACATGTCCGTCGTTGCCGTAGGGGATTTCACTGACAATGTTGCGGCAGAGAGATGGATCAATCAGTTGGAGCAGGGATTGACTGCAGAGAAGGCGACCGAGATCACCGTAGAAGTTGAATCGACTCAATTAAAATCATGGAAACGTTCAAGTCCACAAGCAGTTTCCAATCTCGCTTATTTCGCCTCAGGAAAAAAGGTGATCTTCAGTGACAGTCTTCAGGCACTGGCCGAGACACATCGCAGAGAATCGAATGAAAGCAATGATCGACTGTCAGCGAATGAGGACTACCAGCATGTGATGTCGCGAATCAATCCGGGTACTACTAGCTCTGGGCTCAGTTGGTATGTTGACCCTGAAACTCTGGTGTCAACATGGATCTCCGCAAACCTGCCCGGACGCGAGGCACCTGTTGAACTTAAATCCATGATCGAAGCGATCGGTATCAATCAGGTTCGAGGAATAGGCGGGACAATCTATCTCGGCGAGGCTGGTCTTGATTCGGTTTCGACCACTTATGGATATATGCAGACTCCCTTAAAAGGGGCCATGAAAGCATTATCCCTTCCAGCAACGAAACAAATACCTCCCTCGTGGGTTAAGGAAGACGTCTCCCTGTATTCTCAGATGAATTGGAGAGTCGATCGACTGTTCCAAACTCTACGGGAAACGGTTGATCAACAGCGAGGTGAGGGAGCATTTGATAAAGCACTCGGTTCGCTCCCCATCTTGGATGGAAAAACCAATCTGGCCGAACTGGCCGCTGCAATTGATGGTCCCCTGCATGTTGCTGCCGAAGTCCCTCAAGCAGCAAACGAATTACTTCGCCAGAATGCAATCTTTGGGTTTGGTATGAGTGATTCAACTCTGGTTCGACAGCTGGTAAGAGAAATCGCCCACTCCAGAGAAACCACGATCGAGAAAATAGGAACAGCGGAAGTTGTCAGGCTCGGAATGGACTTTGGTCAATCAGTGCCAGGTTTTGAAAACATGCCCCCCTTGGACTTTGCTATCGCGGTAACGGAGGACGCTCTCCTGTTTTCTCCGAACGCCGACTATCTCGCCGCGACGTTCAGTCCGGAACGCAGCAATATGCGATCTCTCGCCGACTCGCCGGAGTACCAGCAAATCGCAGCCCAGTTTCCTGAGGAGACGTCGGTCATCAATTATCAAAGGCAGGATGGTCGTCTCGAAGGGTTGTATAATCAACTTCGATCGGGACTGCTTAAGGCAGGTCCGATGCCAGGGGTTCTGGGGGCGTTCAACTTTGACTTCGAAGAATTGCCACCATTCCCCGCAATGAGTAAATATCTTCAGACGACCGGAAGTTTTGTCGTCCCCGAGGAAGATGGATTCCGGATCGTCAACTTCGCTTTACCACCTCGTGAACAATAA
- a CDS encoding HlyD family secretion protein, with translation MIAFMLIIYVAVVTLLFKLKLLKPKPYPIAIVVVAGLFVIGGPAVAWTLCAPVTPRAVTTQYVVQLVPYVKGQVTKVHAQANVPMKKGDLLLEINPAPYQYALDQAVAQLHVSEEGLNQAKSGVVVAKSGVASAEAKIQQANAAISQSKAVVSSALAGITRAKAAVASSQAGVVKAKAADELAKTEEQIAVKLQNTDAGAISSLRVTQTIQSREAADAALEAAESAVNEAQATLQQAEASLVQSQSAQQQAEARLGAAQAALQQAHATESQALFATKMATSNIQVAESQVSNARFNLEQCKMFAPADGYVVNWTVQEGTMLVPMPLAAAGTFINTEETFIAASFHQNSLMNVQPGNEVELVLNPYPGRLFKGKVDMIIPATGEGQYDPSKSIPLASQVGSQGYLAVKILLDEDQEKPEFPLGVGGTVAIYTDYGKPVHIISKVTIRMKKWLLYIIPS, from the coding sequence GTGATTGCTTTCATGCTGATCATTTATGTGGCTGTGGTGACTTTGCTCTTCAAGTTGAAGTTGCTGAAACCAAAACCATATCCGATTGCGATAGTGGTGGTGGCTGGCCTTTTCGTTATCGGTGGACCAGCCGTTGCCTGGACTCTGTGCGCACCAGTTACTCCTCGCGCTGTCACGACTCAATACGTCGTTCAACTCGTGCCCTATGTGAAGGGACAAGTCACTAAGGTGCATGCTCAGGCGAACGTACCGATGAAGAAGGGCGACTTGCTTCTTGAGATTAATCCAGCGCCGTATCAGTACGCCCTTGACCAAGCGGTTGCTCAACTTCACGTTTCGGAAGAAGGGCTTAATCAAGCTAAATCTGGTGTCGTTGTTGCCAAGTCCGGTGTGGCGAGTGCCGAGGCTAAAATCCAACAGGCCAATGCAGCGATCAGCCAATCTAAAGCGGTGGTTTCCAGTGCCTTGGCAGGCATCACCAGAGCCAAAGCAGCGGTCGCCAGTTCCCAGGCAGGTGTCGTCAAAGCCAAGGCTGCGGATGAATTGGCGAAAACGGAAGAGCAAATTGCTGTTAAACTTCAGAATACGGACGCAGGTGCGATCAGTTCGCTTCGTGTTACTCAGACCATTCAAAGTCGCGAGGCAGCGGACGCGGCCCTTGAGGCGGCGGAAAGTGCTGTCAATGAGGCACAGGCCACACTCCAGCAGGCTGAGGCAAGTCTTGTTCAGTCTCAATCTGCACAGCAACAAGCGGAAGCTCGACTCGGTGCAGCTCAAGCCGCCTTGCAACAGGCTCATGCCACAGAAAGTCAGGCACTGTTCGCTACGAAAATGGCCACAAGTAATATTCAAGTCGCCGAGTCGCAGGTCAGTAACGCTCGATTCAACTTGGAACAATGCAAAATGTTTGCGCCAGCAGATGGTTATGTCGTCAATTGGACTGTCCAGGAGGGCACCATGCTGGTGCCAATGCCTTTGGCAGCTGCCGGGACATTCATCAACACGGAAGAGACTTTCATCGCGGCATCATTTCATCAGAATTCTTTAATGAATGTCCAGCCCGGCAATGAAGTCGAGTTAGTTCTGAATCCCTATCCCGGACGACTCTTCAAGGGAAAGGTGGACATGATCATTCCGGCTACTGGCGAGGGGCAATACGACCCAAGCAAATCAATCCCCCTTGCCTCCCAAGTCGGTTCCCAAGGGTATCTGGCTGTGAAAATTCTTTTGGATGAGGATCAGGAGAAGCCCGAATTCCCGCTGGGAGTTGGCGGCACGGTTGCTATTTATACCGATTATGGCAAGCCTGTTCACATCATCTCAAAGGTTACAATTCGAATGAAGAAGTGGCTTTTGTACATCATTCCAAGTTAG
- a CDS encoding DUF1275 domain-containing protein gives MPLGLGFISGSTDGVLLAQESNSANSEPRPTVSPLHKLLRINPETGQFEKESGKPQNSVTRAERPTGSGGKSSNLPAGNDPTATDPTSQDAVEELVNRINNLNSGEGTSIEELAGMISREYSGKELVAGYQTAGWLMMGFFLIYPLAIILAEVVAFYWQLRNEESGQLERRYLRKRLWRRFMLALVIAAFIVACALSIIMVHWWTDPIRVVALMLTTTVLAALWAMLTATTKQLDRNHTLNLIRDVRHNQLELRKQVMELHESIQLLSKQETVESSS, from the coding sequence ATGCCTCTAGGACTGGGATTTATTTCCGGTTCTACTGATGGCGTTCTGCTAGCGCAAGAATCGAATTCTGCCAATTCAGAGCCTCGCCCGACAGTGAGCCCATTACATAAGTTATTGCGAATCAATCCAGAGACTGGACAGTTCGAAAAAGAAAGTGGCAAACCTCAGAATAGCGTGACCCGGGCCGAGCGACCTACTGGGTCTGGCGGCAAGTCCTCCAATCTACCCGCAGGAAATGATCCGACAGCCACTGATCCGACATCTCAGGATGCGGTCGAAGAGCTCGTCAACAGAATAAACAACCTGAATTCAGGTGAGGGAACATCCATCGAAGAGCTGGCAGGGATGATTAGCAGAGAGTACTCAGGCAAAGAGCTCGTTGCCGGTTATCAAACCGCCGGTTGGTTGATGATGGGGTTCTTTCTGATTTATCCCTTAGCAATTATTCTTGCAGAAGTCGTCGCTTTCTACTGGCAGCTCCGAAATGAAGAGTCTGGCCAATTGGAACGTCGATACTTACGAAAGCGGCTCTGGCGGCGATTCATGCTCGCCCTGGTGATCGCGGCATTTATCGTTGCATGTGCCCTCAGCATTATCATGGTCCATTGGTGGACCGATCCAATTCGAGTTGTTGCGCTGATGTTGACGACGACCGTTCTGGCTGCACTCTGGGCGATGCTTACGGCAACCACTAAGCAGCTGGACCGAAATCACACGCTCAACTTGATTAGAGACGTCCGTCACAATCAACTCGAATTACGTAAACAGGTCATGGAACTTCATGAATCAATTCAACTTCTTTCCAAACAAGAGACTGTAGAGAGTTCTTCCTGA
- a CDS encoding sulfatase: MTSHSFKTVVLTLLCLIAKAQAEPPNIVMLFLDDWGWNGSPVRMDESAPNSSMPVLEMPNVEKLANEGMVFRNAYAGAPQCSPSRVCLQTGQSSARNGFTVYMNASKDEVYDLSSQYAEFPVVPCASDQTIDPETITIPEALEPFGYASAHIGKWHMRGSPADEGYTVHDGDTDNKDGNTIQAKHIHPENINDPKLMFSITRRAIKFMENQVEAKTPFYLQISHYAMHEGRECLPETRKKYANHPVVQNFYSEFKKKRRKVPYKHDPAVWLGMGEDLDGRIGAVLHRIKELGIEDNTYVILVSDNGYRHSFYPGLNQPLHGHKWWLWQGGIRVPMIVKGPGIKGGTSFAGNVVGYDFLPTFVDWAGGDPTSLKEIDGVSLKSYMSGEEPGNDFLNRPLYFHYPHYRTTMPHSAIVAGNRKILHFYEQPNITMMFDLSVDEGEVKNIAADYPAEHKSLHTAMMQYFTKVGARIPKVNLKFDEAIYKEAKEYQKRMIWGPFEGTRLLDADERIEN, encoded by the coding sequence ATGACGAGCCATTCTTTTAAGACAGTTGTCCTTACGTTGCTTTGTCTGATCGCGAAAGCACAAGCTGAGCCACCGAATATTGTGATGCTGTTCCTCGACGACTGGGGTTGGAACGGATCGCCTGTTCGCATGGATGAATCTGCTCCAAATTCCTCGATGCCTGTTCTGGAAATGCCAAACGTTGAAAAGTTGGCAAATGAAGGTATGGTTTTTCGTAATGCCTATGCGGGTGCGCCACAATGTTCTCCTTCTCGGGTTTGTCTGCAGACGGGACAGTCGTCAGCTCGAAACGGATTTACTGTTTATATGAACGCGTCGAAAGACGAGGTCTACGACCTGAGCAGCCAGTATGCTGAGTTTCCTGTCGTGCCCTGTGCGTCGGATCAGACGATTGACCCGGAGACGATTACGATTCCCGAGGCTCTCGAACCTTTTGGCTATGCCAGTGCTCACATTGGAAAATGGCACATGCGGGGTAGTCCAGCGGACGAAGGTTATACTGTCCACGACGGCGACACGGACAACAAGGATGGTAACACCATTCAGGCGAAACACATTCATCCAGAGAACATAAATGATCCCAAATTGATGTTCAGCATCACCCGACGGGCAATCAAGTTTATGGAGAACCAGGTTGAAGCGAAGACACCTTTTTATCTGCAAATATCGCATTATGCGATGCACGAAGGCCGAGAATGCCTTCCAGAAACTCGAAAGAAATACGCAAATCATCCGGTAGTGCAAAACTTCTATAGTGAGTTCAAAAAGAAGCGTCGGAAGGTCCCGTATAAACATGATCCGGCAGTCTGGCTGGGGATGGGAGAAGATTTAGACGGTCGAATTGGTGCCGTTCTCCATCGCATCAAAGAGCTGGGGATTGAAGACAATACCTATGTGATCCTCGTTTCCGACAATGGCTATCGTCACAGCTTTTATCCAGGGCTCAACCAACCTCTGCACGGACATAAATGGTGGTTATGGCAAGGGGGCATTCGCGTGCCTATGATTGTTAAGGGACCAGGAATCAAAGGGGGAACTTCCTTCGCCGGTAATGTGGTTGGGTATGATTTCTTACCCACCTTCGTCGACTGGGCCGGCGGCGATCCGACGAGTTTGAAAGAGATTGATGGAGTCAGTCTTAAGTCATATATGAGTGGAGAAGAACCGGGCAATGATTTCTTGAATCGTCCCCTCTACTTTCACTACCCTCATTACCGCACCACCATGCCCCACTCGGCTATCGTTGCCGGAAACCGGAAGATTCTGCATTTCTACGAACAGCCGAATATTACGATGATGTTTGATTTATCCGTCGATGAGGGAGAAGTGAAAAATATTGCTGCCGACTATCCTGCTGAGCACAAATCGCTGCATACTGCAATGATGCAGTACTTTACTAAAGTCGGAGCAAGAATACCGAAAGTGAATCTTAAATTCGACGAAGCGATTTACAAAGAGGCGAAAGAATACCAAAAGCGAATGATTTGGGGGCCTTTTGAAGGAACTCGCCTATTAGATGCCGATGAGCGAATCGAAAACTGA
- a CDS encoding PP2C family protein-serine/threonine phosphatase, with translation MKILIAEDELATRLRLERYLEKMGYEPTAVENGAQAWELFQEGGYSLVLTDWMMPEMDGLELVRRIRSMNRDEYTYVIMLTSKSETSEIVEGMETGADDFVTKPFDRNELRVRVRAGERIVQLERSLAEHNLRMKSDLDSAADLQKSLLPVSSPDLEGVSFAWKFRPCDELAGDILGAFKLDEEHVGFYVADVSGHGVAAALLSVSISRMMNSTPSISSLLVQPIEGESKNRIAPPSEVLRELNRRFPMEESGGKFFTMAYGILNVRTRELQIGSAGHNPAIRVSQDQPPTLLDAEGILVGAVEDYEYEDCHVQLSPGDRLFVYSDGVVEQANPDGEQYGEERLQTQLAAGRSKSITEGVRNIEQQVVDWSGNGHLTDDLSILALEVE, from the coding sequence GTGAAAATTCTAATTGCAGAAGATGAACTGGCGACACGACTCCGTCTGGAGCGCTACCTGGAGAAAATGGGCTATGAACCGACGGCAGTAGAAAACGGTGCCCAGGCGTGGGAACTCTTTCAAGAGGGTGGTTATTCGCTCGTCCTGACCGACTGGATGATGCCCGAAATGGATGGGCTGGAGCTAGTTCGGCGAATACGTTCCATGAATCGTGATGAATACACCTACGTAATCATGCTTACCTCGAAGAGCGAGACCAGCGAAATCGTTGAGGGGATGGAAACGGGAGCAGACGATTTCGTCACCAAGCCGTTTGACCGAAATGAGTTGCGAGTTCGCGTGCGCGCTGGTGAACGCATCGTGCAATTGGAACGCAGCCTCGCCGAGCATAACCTTCGTATGAAATCTGATCTCGATTCGGCCGCTGATTTGCAGAAATCATTGTTACCCGTTTCATCGCCGGATCTTGAAGGTGTCTCATTCGCCTGGAAGTTTCGGCCTTGTGATGAGCTGGCGGGCGACATTCTCGGAGCCTTCAAGCTTGATGAGGAGCATGTCGGGTTTTATGTTGCCGACGTCAGTGGTCATGGTGTCGCGGCAGCATTACTCTCAGTCAGTATCAGCCGCATGATGAACTCGACGCCGTCAATTTCGTCGCTACTCGTTCAACCGATCGAGGGAGAATCGAAGAATCGCATTGCACCCCCTTCAGAAGTGTTACGGGAGTTGAATCGCCGATTCCCTATGGAAGAATCCGGTGGGAAGTTCTTCACAATGGCTTACGGTATCCTCAACGTTCGCACACGCGAACTTCAGATCGGTTCTGCAGGTCACAATCCAGCCATTCGCGTTTCTCAAGATCAGCCTCCAACATTGCTGGATGCTGAAGGAATTTTAGTCGGTGCTGTTGAAGATTATGAGTATGAAGACTGTCACGTGCAGTTAAGTCCGGGCGATCGACTATTCGTCTATTCCGACGGAGTCGTCGAACAAGCCAATCCAGACGGCGAACAATATGGCGAGGAAAGATTGCAAACACAGCTTGCCGCAGGCCGTTCAAAGTCCATCACTGAAGGTGTTCGGAACATCGAACAACAAGTTGTCGATTGGAGCGGTAACGGGCATCTCACCGATGATCTGTCCATCCTGGCTTTAGAAGTCGAATGA
- a CDS encoding DUF1501 domain-containing protein: protein MNSLNERRHFLKQASGRLGSIALAAILADETQAATGTQSTDPLAAIAPPLVPKAKRVTFLYMTGGVSHVDSFDPKPQLFENHGKNITVDNWQGKTGEFSAT from the coding sequence ATGAACAGTCTGAACGAACGACGTCATTTTCTAAAGCAGGCTAGCGGCCGGTTGGGATCAATTGCGCTTGCCGCCATACTTGCTGATGAAACACAGGCTGCGACAGGAACACAGTCCACGGATCCTCTGGCAGCCATAGCACCACCTTTGGTTCCGAAGGCGAAGCGTGTAACTTTTTTGTATATGACTGGTGGCGTTTCGCATGTCGATTCATTCGATCCCAAACCGCAGTTGTTTGAGAATCATGGCAAGAATATCACTGTAGATAACTGGCAGGGTAAGACTGGAGAATTTTCCGCTACTTGA